The stretch of DNA aaacatgcactaattttttttttatttcaaccaTTACaccaaatttcatatttttgttattttattaatataataacaatattttaatactaaatatatatagttatttactttttcttctttgaagtattatttaattattaaaaattcttttttaaaaaatagtgtgGTCTACAGTGTTCCACTAAATTTGGTAGAACAGTGTAGACAAAGTCATTTATGAGGATAAGTTTAGTGTCCcattgaaataaattaatatagtgTGAAACTACACTATATTTGATGTTTTAGTGTCCCATTGGAGATGGCCTTAGTATATATAGACAaggatattttatattattttatgggtctaacttaatttttaaaaaagtattGTTATTAGTGGTATTTCCCATCTTCTACATATATCCTCTTGGTATTAGCTAACGATATTTGacccaataattaattaaactataACAATATTGATACGTAAAAAATTACTAAGCACTGATAATCACAACTGATGTCGTTTACCATTTCTCTTTCCAAAATGCATCTGTATGAAAAGAGCTAAATTTCTTTCTCAACTtgcaaaataaacaaacaaaaatttGAACAACTGGCACACCTCTTCGAAAGGACCTACCAagcaaaatataataaataaactaatatttaaaaaaaaaaaactacaaaattagCTTTTTCCCAGCACTATATAATAGCTTCCTTAATTGATAGttatgaaaaagcaaaatttccACAAGCAAACTGTGATTTCTCTGGATATATACAAAGACGTATATATAAGCATAGACctagataattaattttaacaagTAAGCTTGTTCTTTATTAGAGTGTATATATTTCTTCCTTCTTTTCcttcaattttttataaaagaGAGAAATAATGTTACCAGAAGACTGTGTTTCGACGATTTTGTCATTCACTTCTCCTTTAGACGTGTGCCGATCCTCTGCGGTGTCGTCCACGTTTAGTTCTGCTGCAGAATCTGATGGGGTTTGGGAGAGATTTCTACCCTCTGATTATCACCAACTGCTCTTAAGATTGGTCAAAACTACTACTAATTCTGATTTTTACACAAAGAAAGAGCTTTACTTTCATCTCTGTAATCCTCTTCTCCTAGATGGAGGCACAAAGgtaataacatataaataataattataaacccACATGACATTTCCAAttcctttaattattttttttttgtaaggcaattccttaatatttaaatttttcatcatGTTCCAATTTTATTATCAGAGCTTCAAAATAGAGAAATCATCTGGCAAAAAGTCTTATCTACTCTCTGCAAGAGAGCTACTCATAACATGGGGTGATGAACCAATGTATTGGAGCTGGAAACATGTAAAAGAATCAAGGTTTGTTGGTACTATATTTTGAATttctctatataaatatatttgataaAAATTCTATTAATAATGGATAAGgtgttttatttttgtttttttgttcagATTTGCTGAGGTGGTTGAGCTCAGAACAATCTCGTGGCTTGAGATTCATGGGAAGATTAGAACCAAAATGCTGTCTAGTAACACAACCTACTCAGCTTATCTAGTGATTAACATTTCCAACCGTGCGTATGGACTCGACACGGCACCGTTTGAGATATCTGTTAATGTAGGAAACCGACAAGTGTCTTATGGCACAGTTTGTGTCAGTGGATATGACAAGAATAAGATGCAAGAAAAAATCATGAAGCAGACATTGAAAACGACACCGTTTGTGGAGGAGAAAAAGAACGTGATTATTAGTGAAAGAAACGACGGTTGGGTGGAGATTAAACTAGGAGAGTTCTTCACaggtgaaaatgatgatgaggaAGTGAAGATGAGTCTAACTGAGACAAAGGGTTATCATTTGAAAGCAGGGCTAGTTATTGAAGGTATTGAAGTTAGGCCCAATATTAAGCATTAACAAAAGATATTGTTGTTGATTATTTCTTCTTTTGATATTGATTCTTTCattgtttttttattgtaatgtttcaaaataagatgtaattaaataaatatatatacgtacCTCGAAGAAGATTTTCTTGAAATAAATACCATGTTGTTTGTTTGGTTGCTTGATCTTATGTTCAAATTCAAGGttcactaattaattaattggaaCAGATATTCCTCTTAATTTCTTCACATTATTTCCATTTTTAGAAAGTTTTTCATCAATTATATATGTGCTCATTTTTTCACTTTATGGCGTCATTCATACCAGACATTGGAAAAGTTCATCATATTGTAGCGCGGTGGGTGGGTGGGTGGGAAAATCAACCATATTGCTATTACATTAGGATTTACTAGGGTACTGCTAATTTTTTGGCTGTACGTATATCCAACTTTTTAGTTTGACATTTGGCAGTGGAACATTATGCACACTGGGAAGAGGAGGTTGGCTAAGCATTAGGTGCACATCGGGTGGGTTTTCCATGTTATCGAGTTTTCGGGTTTAGGTTTTTCGAGTTCGGATTTTGAAATCTTGGGACAGAACCTACATGTATGAAGACCGGGTTTTCGAGTTTCGAGTCCTGGTGGGTTAGGTTCAGGTGGGTTGGGTCGGGTTTTGAGTTAGGCtagactttttttttaagaaaaagaaaacaatttgTTACCAAGAAATTAGAATTGAGTGTATTTTTTAAAGAGTTTTTTATGGCTAAATCTTCCCAAGTGTTCTTTTACTTACATTTAACCCTCCAAGAATTTTAGCGGTAAAACCCTCCAAATTACTGAACTAGTAgtaaatttaaggtgtcattCAGTTAACTGTCATTATGAGCTGTTTATGTGTACACTCTTGTACACATGATACGTTTATATTGGTGcaactaatattattatttaaaaattattttcaaaatttattttaaaattagataaaattataaaaaataaaaataaaatattttaacaaaataaaaaatattataaattttgaaatattttttatatttttaaaataataatattaggtgtatCAATATAAATTTGACACATGTAAAAAGTATACCTATAAGCAGTCTATATTGACAGTTAACTCTGTAAAAAATGGGTGACACCTTAAATTTGCAAGCAGTTCAATAGAGGGTTTTTCCATCTAAATTTGAGCTTAGAGAATTAAGTGCAAGTGAAGTGATAGTTGAGAGAATTTAGCcgcaaaaaactattttttaaatttaacatGTTTGTTCAATGGTATATTTATACATCATATAATTAGAGACAATTAACAGATTTTGTTTGGTAAATTTGATACGAAAGTATACGTAATCaagataaataatattatgataAATAAAGTATCGTTTCCTCGAACATTGATTATCAATTacaaatcaattaattattttattttatttgatgaattgTTTGATAAAAGCTAAATGAAAcaaacaataattaaaatttaaataaataacaatgataaagaCAAGAATTATTATGATCTCCAATCatcctttattttatttcataatgTAATTACTCTATTTTTGTTCttcttattcaattaataagttgagTTAAGAAGTTTATAATCTGGTTAAGACTTATAAACATAAGTGAAAACTTCTTCTATTtctatggtaagtttaataacaAATATTGCATTAAGCATAACAACTAATAAAATCATACAAACAACCTAAGTACTTTCATCTTAAATCAATTTGCATCCATATCAACTAGAGCATATTCAAATCtcaacttttagaattttgatttgaaTTCATATATAACAATTAAAGTTGACCAGTCAATAATTGCAAAATTAGAACATATTGTATggaattaaataaagagaagaagaaaaaaaattgtataatcacattaatttataaaataaactcAAATGGTTAACGTAATAATTCTTAAAAGAACTTAGCTACTAAAAGACAatctaaaataaaagaaatttaacTAAAGACATAAAAGATAGAGATAAAGGAGAAAGAACATTGTTTGGAGTCCTCCACCGGTGCCTTCTGCTCCTTGCTCTCCTTCCACACTTAGAATTCCTCTCAATTTTCGAATGCTGCTCATCACAGTGGCGGAGCTACTCCTTAGATTGGAGTGGCCatggtgttggaatttattttaccaggatcttagatctactcacaagtatgttgtttaaacaccctaaataagaactttctaaaacgataaataaacacatataaagttaagaaaaccttacattgatgcagcggaattaatgtctccttccactcagatctctaacccttgtatcctttctgtagcagagtataatcaagatctgagcccgaatgtccttcttctttgagtttgatccttcacagtcttccaatctatgattgagttactgcttgctgtgtgtgggcactcactctttcactagggtcacgaaatttatgaagggaaaagagagaaggGGTTTCGGCCATGtatagaaaatagggaaggctcagtttttctgaagagagaaatttctgtcagataactaatgatgtgtattttgactgagccatcactttctatttataggccactactaggtttaggttaggaattatttggcattaaaataatgaaaaaatcaatttgaaaatccacaaatagtggccggccatggtgtgttaatgggccccacttgattttgcagttttaacaaattttatttctattttctcaaaaatgccaattttccaattctaaccttttaaatgccaaaagtaattatttaataactaaaatagattattaaataatattgtcatttaatttaattattaactagacatataaaagtccattaataaataaataaacctagaatctcttttctttacaatttcacccctgtctagtgaaaattcacaaattagacatagtctaactttagaattataattgatcaatcacgaatcaattaaagagtcttacaagcagaatgttctcaactagaatggggaccatagatctatatgatgagcttccaataagtggaccaaatttaccaagtaaattcctacttattaattcttcgttgaatccactcttaaaacttaaaattgcactctcagacttatatagagcatattatatgttccacgatatagatatgctatctcatttaaccattgttataatcttattgtgatcaaagatcctctatatagatgatttacatcgagatgggataattttaccgttctcacccctcaatgtattttgccccttaaaacacttagctacctttaaatggtgtttagtgatctaagaattagtcacttaaacaagagctcatccatttacttctatttgctaagctcgaagggaatcatcacttgactactatacaccagtagaagctatagattccatatttatgttcagcactcccacttaatcatactatcatgttcccaaaatatacgtatcaccctgacccaaaagtaggcttaactaataaatcaaagaacatgaatagtactcctgagttgagcctaagcatatcaggatttagattcttttaatcttaagatcaactactgatattgacttggaaagacataacggtaagtttgtaatatcttaactaagttgcaatatcggtccagtccaatgtatactccatacattcaaaactagtatactttactaatgtcctggaaagaatataacacttactccaagtgtaagtacacatcatcgctgattatcacattaatgtaaatccaataacactgatgaaacagggaccaagtcttttgattcatatgatcacaatcacattccactgtgttgacgatactgtaattgtgaataaacatatgatctggatttaactgattttgtgtgtgtgaatgtaataaacatattaaaccattagcatgtaaaattcatgcaaacatcaatcacttcaaatttcttgtattgataactaatcagattgtaaagagttttatttagggcataaaacccaacaaactcccacttgcactaacataaaacaaactgtgcaaataggtcaatctgatgtcttgatcttcagatcaagtgtagtatatttgaatccacccaaacttctagaAACTAGTACATAAattctcttatgaaacatcctttactatatgctttactcatcaagggatactgaaatctttactgttttaaaagtacatctgaattaacagaagacatatctctcatattttaaaatatgtaattgagataatacagtatAGACTcttcttcagcaatataactttctggtattttcaaaatttataaagttataattcttctctggtagagcttgaattattatagaataattactccacccccaaagtaaacaCTATCTCATGaaatctcgaaatgagttggtgagatacaaggacaactgatacacagttccttaatatctaacatatagatcactttcataaatctttcttgaatatcttctaatgttccctatttgattacatctcagatagctcccactcaatagcagatgtctggttaaacaatacttttaacctcttattgtttagagagttacctagttgtgacttttgtattagtctgaaactttaagtcaagactaagtcatcaacatagcagactagtatttgaagtgaaaaatacatgccagagataaagtaatcaaaattaagataccataaaattttatgagaattaagaattctaggttcaagtcattcgaataaactgaactagagttctctatcttattctcataattctgataagttatacctatccatgtgtatggttagatttgtttttcagtagtgttcttaagtacctatcacaagtatcaacctgatgaagatgggtatagaactttaaaattctcccactcaattaaggtagtgtgaaactttatcaaagaacttttataggtatcaaacttttacttacaatagtaaaatcgaaatggaacatacaatcaagatcaagaatttatattgataatagctaactcattatattacttccatgtttaaagaagatatgtgttacatagggaattgtggaatatactccacccctaagtatatatacatatagggtagtgtggataaactccacccctaagtatatagagattatgatccacccctaaaggttgtaaagatcatgattctctaagtgtgatagagtttatgtggagttgaatactatccagagttcattagatataaaagatcgttgaactgcatagttttcttaacttttctccacccctatcagatcaaaagatccttttattaaacaaatgcttaataattgtattagaattaacaattattaataaacatagaaataatttctagtgtttatttaatataactctatgaagagttgtaaatattatataaatttgcaacaataaaaacacttacacatacaaacatataaatatattgtggtaattattgatgaagataaataaatgaagctcattctcataaattgcaatggttgaattttgaaaattaaaggaaactttattaataataatgataaaaatattgcaacaatatgagaaaaacagggataaatatccctaactaaaatttgaaatccaaattgtctttaaactaaaaacaattaattcaaaaataaattgaagagcttcatctttatctggacgatttcacccttggtccagctttccgatccaactcatctgagttcaagtagcttggcctataagaagaagaaaacaaataaacaaagttagtccaaaatcataaatccaattggataataattcactaaaactcttaaagtttataaatagaaataccttgtttccttgcaagaagtttaggacattggggtttccaatgacctttctcattgcagtagaaacactttcccttaagtgtagcatcaccagaaggagcagcctttttatgctTCATGGCTTtggttcgcttcttggtgttcttccacttcttcttcgatttgggtttcgaagcagaggcaacatttgcttcaggtttgttcatcccattaccattcccatgattatgaggtttactccctttcttcttgggtcctccaatcaaattttcacaagtttgaaggtcattgactaattcatgaaagtcaatttccttcttattcatgacataatttgaagtgtatggtagaaatgctggagttaggctACTCAAGAttagacttacttgagtagcactgtccatttcagcaacatgatcctgggcttcttggaaataacttgccatgaggagaacatggtcacgcacgttttgatgaggttccatccgtgcattaatgtacttcttagtcacgTCAAAgtgtgactgaagtgatgccttaccgaatagctcatttaacttcgtcataacttcagcagccttctcggttttagaaaaccgagttttgagggtgtcaaccatgctggaaagcataaagtatagagctttgtcattttctttctgccaacgctcatacttttctttcacaactttggatgcattttttggaaattattttaccaggatcttagatctacttacaagtatgtttattaacaccctaaatatgaactttctaaaacgatgaaataaacacatataaagtttaagaaaccttacattgggtgcagcggaattaaatgactccttccgttcagatctctaacccttgtatcctttctgtagcagagtattatcaagatctgaacctggatctctttctctgaatctttgatgttgaaactcctttgctgatgatctttcttcacgatcttcctcactatcattgaggtattgcttgctgtgtgtgggaactactctaatcactaaggtgtttcgaaattatcaaggaataagagagagagagggtggcggccaaggtagagagagaaaggctgaggttttctgattcaaaagtgtaattttcctgaagccttcactacctatttatagcattccactagggttaggtttgaattatttggcattaaaataactaaaatatcagtttaaaatgcctacaaaagtcgCCGGCCACgacttattgggtttgggccttggtttttgcaattttgcaattttaacactcttgtatctgattttctcaaaaatgccaattttctaattcaaccatttaaatgccaattctaactatttaatatttataaataattattaaataatattgtcatttatcatatttattaattgaa from Cannabis sativa cultivar Pink pepper isolate KNU-18-1 chromosome 2, ASM2916894v1, whole genome shotgun sequence encodes:
- the LOC133035087 gene encoding F-box protein PP2-B15-like, which encodes MLPEDCVSTILSFTSPLDVCRSSAVSSTFSSAAESDGVWERFLPSDYHQLLLRLVKTTTNSDFYTKKELYFHLCNPLLLDGGTKSFKIEKSSGKKSYLLSARELLITWGDEPMYWSWKHVKESRFAEVVELRTISWLEIHGKIRTKMLSSNTTYSAYLVINISNRAYGLDTAPFEISVNVGNRQVSYGTVCVSGYDKNKMQEKIMKQTLKTTPFVEEKKNVIISERNDGWVEIKLGEFFTGENDDEEVKMSLTETKGYHLKAGLVIEGIEVRPNIKH